A single window of Acanthopagrus latus isolate v.2019 chromosome 1, fAcaLat1.1, whole genome shotgun sequence DNA harbors:
- the LOC119023470 gene encoding NACHT, LRR and PYD domains-containing protein 12-like isoform X1 gives MTPEDIFNTLEDLKVDEFKDFKWYLKLPDILEGYQPIKQSRLETAERRDTVDLMVNTFTLDGALMVTKKILEKIKRNDLVQSLSASSSGPEVSVSVGDVGETPENRGPSSSQSEDEIVPVPKPQPISYYQKMIQSNLEDRFNCAQEGWAQRKDEQPLVDIYTELYVTAGGDVNLNKQHEVIQMEVKPTTEESIQPCDMFKPPSGKGRSIRTVLTNGIAGIGKTFLVQKFLLDWTNKEHNQDLHLIFPFTFRQLNLWKGEKLSLTELIHKSIRETKDIHEEALNHIFTTLQSSGNTNYDKSKFKLVFVLDGLDESRLQLNCSTNKINGTDFDVTQSTSVDVLLSNLIKRNLLPSARLWITTRPAAANQIHSDFVDVVTEVRGFTDPQKEEYFRKRFRDEEQASRIISHIKTSRSLHIMCHIPVFCWITATVLEDVLKTREGGELPKTLTQMYAEFLKFQNHQTNEKFDQNMCILYIKTLAKLAFHQLKKGNLIFYERDLEECGIDVRGASVFSGVFTEIFKEERGRRNDEVKMFSFVHLSVQEFLAALYVEMSLINENKNVMSELPQTIGEHVRMFFSKKSVTEVHRFAIDKALQSPNGHLDLFLRFLLGLSLQTNQTLPQGLLKKKRNLQSNKKTVEYVKKKISENLSPERSINLFHCLNELNDGSLVEEIQQYLRSGSISTDQLSLDQWSALGFILLSSEEDLDVFDLKKYSASEEVLLRLLPVVKASNKALLSGCNLSERSCEALSSILGSKSCSLRELDLSNNDLQDLGVEPLSVGLMSPHCKLEYLRLSGCNMSERSCEALSLVLSSQSSSLRELDLGNNDLQDSGVKPLSIGLKSPHCKMETLRLSGCNLSERSCKALSLVLSSQSSSLRELDLNDNNLQDSGVKLLSVGLKSPHCKMETLRLSSCNLSETSCEALSSVISSRSSHLRELDLGNNDIQDSGVKLLCVGLKSPHCKLDTLRLSGCLITEEGCTSLASALRSNPSHLRELDLSYNHSGDSGVKLLSAGLEDPDWRLDTLRVEHGGEQRLKPGLRKYVCELTVGTNTVNRRLKLSDNNRKVKYVREKQPYPDHPERFDWPQLLCGNALTGCCYWEVEWRGEVHISVSYRGISRRGNSKDCWFGQNNQSWSLECSDDGRYSVWHNNIRTVLSSSTSSSSSSSFSSSSSSVSNRVAVYVDCPAGTLSFYRVSDSLIHLHTFNTTFTETLYPGFGVWFRSSGSSVSL, from the exons ATGACACCAGAGGACATTTTCAACACTCTGGAGGATCTAAAAGTTGATGAATTCAAGGATTTCAAATGGTATCTGAAGCTGCCTGACATCCTGGAAGGCTACCAACCCATCAAACAGTCCAGGctggagacagcagagagacgggACACAGTGGACCTGATGGTGAACACCTTTACACTTGATGGAGCTCTGATGGTGACCAAGAAGATTTTAGAGAAGATCAAGAGGAATGACCTGGTGCAGAGTctgtcagccagcagctcagGACCAGAAG TGTCAGTGAGTGTCGGTGATGTTGGAGAGACTCCAGAGAACAGAGGACCTTCTTCCTCTCAGAGTGAAG ATGAGATTGTTCCAGTACCAAAGCCACAACCCATCTCATATTACCAGAAAATGATTCAGTCAAACCTCGAGGATCGGTTTAATTGTGCACAAGAGGGGTGGGCACAGAGGAAGGATGAGCAACCTCTGGTTGATATCTACACAGAGCTGTACGTCACAGCTGGGGGTGACGTTAACCTCAACAAACAGCATGAGGTCATTCAGATGGAGGTGAAGCCAACAACAGAGGAATCAATTCAACCCTGTGACATGTTCAAACCCCCCTCTGGTAAAGGAAGATCCATAAGAACAGTGCTGACCAATGGAATCGCAGGAATtggcaaaacatttcttgtCCAGAAGTTTCTGTTGGACTGGACTAACAAAGAACACAATCAAGATTTGCATCTCATATTCCCCTTTACCTTCCGCCAGCTGAACTTATGGAAGGGTGAGAAGTTAAGTCTGACTGAGCTGATCCATAAATCTATCAGAGAGACCAAAGACATTCATGAAGAAGCTCTTAATCACATCTTTACGACTCTGCAGTCATCAGGAAACACCAACTATGACAAAAGTAAATTCAAActagtgtttgttttggatggACTGGATGAGAGCCGCCTTCAACTGAACTGTTCGACCAATAAAATCAAtggaacagactttgatgtgacacagtccacctcagtggatgtgctgctgtcaAACCTCATCAAGAGAaatctgcttccctctgctcgcctctggataaccacacgacctgcagcagccaatcagattcaTTCTGATTTTGTTGACgtggtgacagaggtcagagggttcactgacccacagaaggaggagtacttcaggaagagattcagagatgaggagcaggccagcagaatcatctcccacatcaagacatcacgaagcctccacatcatgtgccacatcccagtcttctgctggatcactgctacagttctggaggatgtgttgaagaccagagagggaggagagctgcccaagaccctgactcAGATGTATGCAGAGTTCCTGAAGTTTCAGAATCATCAGACAAATGAGAAGTTTGACCAAAACATGTGCATTCTGTACATTAAGACATTAGCAAAACTGGCTTTCCACCAGCTGAAAAAGGGCaacctgatcttctatgaaAGAGATCTAGAAGAGTGTGGCATTGATGTCAGAGGAGCCTCAGTGTTCTCAGGTGTGTTCACAGAGATCTTTAAAGAGGAACGTGGGAGGAGGAATgatgaagtcaaaatgtttaGCTTTGTTCATCTCAGTGTTCAGGAGTTTTTGGCAGCTTTGTATGTAGAGATGTCGCTCATTAACGAAAACAAGAATGTGATGTCAGAGCTACCTCAAACTATTGGCGAACATGTGAGAATGTTTTTCAGCAAAAAGTCTGTGACAGAGGTCCACAGGTTTGCTATTGACAAGGCCTTacagagtccaaatggacacctggacctgttcctccgcttcctccttGGTCTTTCACTGCAGACCAATCAGACTCTCCCTCAAGGCCTcctgaaaaagaagagaaacttaCAGTCCAATAAGAAAACAGTTGAGTACGTCAAGAAGAAGATCAGTGAGAATCtgtctccagagagaagcatcaatttgttccactgtctgaatgaactgaatgatggTTCTCTAGTGGAAGAGATCCAACAGTACCTGAGATCAGGAAGTATCTCCACAGATCAACTGTCTCTTGatcagtggtcagctctgggcttcatcttactgtcatcagaagaAGACCTGGacgtgtttgacctgaagaaatactctgcGTCAGAGGAGGttcttctgaggctgctgccagtCGTCAAAGCCTCCAATAAAGCTCT GCTGAGTGGCTGtaatctgtcagagagaagctgtgaagctctgtcgTCAATTCTCGGCTCCAAGTCCTgtagtctgagagagctggacctgagtaacaacgaCCTGCAGGATTTGGGAGTGGAGCCACTGTCCGTTGGACTGATGAGTCCACACTGTAAACTGGAGTATCTCAG GTTGAGTGGCTGTAATatgtcagagagaagctgtgaagctctgtccttagttctcagctcccagtcctctagtctgagagagctggacctgggTAACAAtgacctgcaggattcaggagtgaagccgCTGTCTATTggactgaagagtccacactgcAAAATGGAGACTCTCAG gttgaGTGGCTGTAATCtttcagagagaagctgcaaaGCTCTGTCGTtagttctcagctcccagtcctctagtctgagagagctggacctgaatGATAACAActtgcaggattcaggagtgaagctgctgtctgttggACTGAAGAGCCCACACTGCAAAATGGAGACTCTCAg GCTGAGCAGCtgtaatctgtcagagacaaGCTGTGAAGCTCTTTCCTCAGTTATCAGCTCACGGTCCTctcatctgagagagctggacctgggTAACAACGACAttcaggattcaggagtgaagttgctgtgtgttggactgaagagtccacactgtaaACTGGATACTCTCAG gctgtcaggctgtcttatcacagaggaaggctgtacgTCTCTGGCCTCGGCTCTGAgatccaacccctcccatctgagagagctggaccttAGCTACAATCATTCAGGGGACTCAGGGGTGAAGCTGCTGTCGGCTGGACTTGAGGATCCAGACTGGAGACTGGACACTCTCAG gGTGGAACATGGTGGGGAGCAGAGGCTGAAACCTGGTCTGAggaagt ATGTCTGTGAACTCACAGTGGgcacaaacacagtaaacagacgcctcaaactgtctgacaacaacaggaaggtgaaatatgtcagagagaagcagccatatcctgatcatccagagaggtttgactggcctcagctgctgtgtggaaatGCTCTGACTGGTTgctgttactgggaggtcgagtggagaggagaggttcatatatcagtgagttacagaggaatcagcaggagaggaaacagtaaGGACTGTTGGTTTGGACAGAATAATCAGTCCTGGAGTCTGGAGTGCTCTGATGATGGCCGGTACTCTGTCTGGCACAATAACATAAGaacagtcctctcctcctccacctcctcctcctcctcctcctccttctcctcctcctcctcctctgtctctaacagagtagcagtgtatgtggactgtcctgctggcactctgtccttctacagagtctctgactcactgatccacctccacaccttcaacaccacattcactgaaACTCTTTATCCTGGATTTGGGGTCTGGTTCAGATCATCTGgttcctcagtgtctctgtag
- the LOC119023470 gene encoding NACHT, LRR and PYD domains-containing protein 12-like isoform X2, giving the protein MTPEDIFNTLEDLKVDEFKDFKWYLKLPDILEGYQPIKQSRLETAERRDTVDLMVNTFTLDGALMVTKKILEKIKRNDLVQSLSASSSGPEVSVSVGDVGETPENRGPSSSQSEDEIVPVPKPQPISYYQKMIQSNLEDRFNCAQEGWAQRKDEQPLVDIYTELYVTAGGDVNLNKQHEVIQMEVKPTTEESIQPCDMFKPPSGKGRSIRTVLTNGIAGIGKTFLVQKFLLDWTNKEHNQDLHLIFPFTFRQLNLWKGEKLSLTELIHKSIRETKDIHEEALNHIFTTLQSSGNTNYDKSKFKLVFVLDGLDESRLQLNCSTNKINGTDFDVTQSTSVDVLLSNLIKRNLLPSARLWITTRPAAANQIHSDFVDVVTEVRGFTDPQKEEYFRKRFRDEEQASRIISHIKTSRSLHIMCHIPVFCWITATVLEDVLKTREGGELPKTLTQMYAEFLKFQNHQTNEKFDQNMCILYIKTLAKLAFHQLKKGNLIFYERDLEECGIDVRGASVFSGVFTEIFKEERGRRNDEVKMFSFVHLSVQEFLAALYVEMSLINENKNVMSELPQTIGEHVRMFFSKKSVTEVHRFAIDKALQSPNGHLDLFLRFLLGLSLQTNQTLPQGLLKKKRNLQSNKKTVEYVKKKISENLSPERSINLFHCLNELNDGSLVEEIQQYLRSGSISTDQLSLDQWSALGFILLSSEEDLDVFDLKKYSASEEVLLRLLPVVKASNKALLSGCNLSERSCEALSSILGSKSCSLRELDLSNNDLQDLGVEPLSVGLMSPHCKLEYLRLSGCNMSERSCEALSLVLSSQSSSLRELDLGNNDLQDSGVKPLSIGLKSPHCKMETLRLSGCNLSERSCKALSLVLSSQSSSLRELDLNDNNLQDSGVKLLSVGLKSPHCKMETLRLSSCNLSETSCEALSSVISSRSSHLRELDLGNNDIQDSGVKLLCVGLKSPHCKLDTLRLSGCLITEEGCTSLASALRSNPSHLRELDLSYNHSGDSGVKLLSAGLEDPDWRLDTLRVEHGGEQRLKPGLRKYVCELTVGTNTVNRRLKLSDNNRKVKYVREKQPYPDHPERFDWPQLLCGNALTGCCYWEVEWRGEVHISTSVQPSPQSDTRDPVT; this is encoded by the exons ATGACACCAGAGGACATTTTCAACACTCTGGAGGATCTAAAAGTTGATGAATTCAAGGATTTCAAATGGTATCTGAAGCTGCCTGACATCCTGGAAGGCTACCAACCCATCAAACAGTCCAGGctggagacagcagagagacgggACACAGTGGACCTGATGGTGAACACCTTTACACTTGATGGAGCTCTGATGGTGACCAAGAAGATTTTAGAGAAGATCAAGAGGAATGACCTGGTGCAGAGTctgtcagccagcagctcagGACCAGAAG TGTCAGTGAGTGTCGGTGATGTTGGAGAGACTCCAGAGAACAGAGGACCTTCTTCCTCTCAGAGTGAAG ATGAGATTGTTCCAGTACCAAAGCCACAACCCATCTCATATTACCAGAAAATGATTCAGTCAAACCTCGAGGATCGGTTTAATTGTGCACAAGAGGGGTGGGCACAGAGGAAGGATGAGCAACCTCTGGTTGATATCTACACAGAGCTGTACGTCACAGCTGGGGGTGACGTTAACCTCAACAAACAGCATGAGGTCATTCAGATGGAGGTGAAGCCAACAACAGAGGAATCAATTCAACCCTGTGACATGTTCAAACCCCCCTCTGGTAAAGGAAGATCCATAAGAACAGTGCTGACCAATGGAATCGCAGGAATtggcaaaacatttcttgtCCAGAAGTTTCTGTTGGACTGGACTAACAAAGAACACAATCAAGATTTGCATCTCATATTCCCCTTTACCTTCCGCCAGCTGAACTTATGGAAGGGTGAGAAGTTAAGTCTGACTGAGCTGATCCATAAATCTATCAGAGAGACCAAAGACATTCATGAAGAAGCTCTTAATCACATCTTTACGACTCTGCAGTCATCAGGAAACACCAACTATGACAAAAGTAAATTCAAActagtgtttgttttggatggACTGGATGAGAGCCGCCTTCAACTGAACTGTTCGACCAATAAAATCAAtggaacagactttgatgtgacacagtccacctcagtggatgtgctgctgtcaAACCTCATCAAGAGAaatctgcttccctctgctcgcctctggataaccacacgacctgcagcagccaatcagattcaTTCTGATTTTGTTGACgtggtgacagaggtcagagggttcactgacccacagaaggaggagtacttcaggaagagattcagagatgaggagcaggccagcagaatcatctcccacatcaagacatcacgaagcctccacatcatgtgccacatcccagtcttctgctggatcactgctacagttctggaggatgtgttgaagaccagagagggaggagagctgcccaagaccctgactcAGATGTATGCAGAGTTCCTGAAGTTTCAGAATCATCAGACAAATGAGAAGTTTGACCAAAACATGTGCATTCTGTACATTAAGACATTAGCAAAACTGGCTTTCCACCAGCTGAAAAAGGGCaacctgatcttctatgaaAGAGATCTAGAAGAGTGTGGCATTGATGTCAGAGGAGCCTCAGTGTTCTCAGGTGTGTTCACAGAGATCTTTAAAGAGGAACGTGGGAGGAGGAATgatgaagtcaaaatgtttaGCTTTGTTCATCTCAGTGTTCAGGAGTTTTTGGCAGCTTTGTATGTAGAGATGTCGCTCATTAACGAAAACAAGAATGTGATGTCAGAGCTACCTCAAACTATTGGCGAACATGTGAGAATGTTTTTCAGCAAAAAGTCTGTGACAGAGGTCCACAGGTTTGCTATTGACAAGGCCTTacagagtccaaatggacacctggacctgttcctccgcttcctccttGGTCTTTCACTGCAGACCAATCAGACTCTCCCTCAAGGCCTcctgaaaaagaagagaaacttaCAGTCCAATAAGAAAACAGTTGAGTACGTCAAGAAGAAGATCAGTGAGAATCtgtctccagagagaagcatcaatttgttccactgtctgaatgaactgaatgatggTTCTCTAGTGGAAGAGATCCAACAGTACCTGAGATCAGGAAGTATCTCCACAGATCAACTGTCTCTTGatcagtggtcagctctgggcttcatcttactgtcatcagaagaAGACCTGGacgtgtttgacctgaagaaatactctgcGTCAGAGGAGGttcttctgaggctgctgccagtCGTCAAAGCCTCCAATAAAGCTCT GCTGAGTGGCTGtaatctgtcagagagaagctgtgaagctctgtcgTCAATTCTCGGCTCCAAGTCCTgtagtctgagagagctggacctgagtaacaacgaCCTGCAGGATTTGGGAGTGGAGCCACTGTCCGTTGGACTGATGAGTCCACACTGTAAACTGGAGTATCTCAG GTTGAGTGGCTGTAATatgtcagagagaagctgtgaagctctgtccttagttctcagctcccagtcctctagtctgagagagctggacctgggTAACAAtgacctgcaggattcaggagtgaagccgCTGTCTATTggactgaagagtccacactgcAAAATGGAGACTCTCAG gttgaGTGGCTGTAATCtttcagagagaagctgcaaaGCTCTGTCGTtagttctcagctcccagtcctctagtctgagagagctggacctgaatGATAACAActtgcaggattcaggagtgaagctgctgtctgttggACTGAAGAGCCCACACTGCAAAATGGAGACTCTCAg GCTGAGCAGCtgtaatctgtcagagacaaGCTGTGAAGCTCTTTCCTCAGTTATCAGCTCACGGTCCTctcatctgagagagctggacctgggTAACAACGACAttcaggattcaggagtgaagttgctgtgtgttggactgaagagtccacactgtaaACTGGATACTCTCAG gctgtcaggctgtcttatcacagaggaaggctgtacgTCTCTGGCCTCGGCTCTGAgatccaacccctcccatctgagagagctggaccttAGCTACAATCATTCAGGGGACTCAGGGGTGAAGCTGCTGTCGGCTGGACTTGAGGATCCAGACTGGAGACTGGACACTCTCAG gGTGGAACATGGTGGGGAGCAGAGGCTGAAACCTGGTCTGAggaagt ATGTCTGTGAACTCACAGTGGgcacaaacacagtaaacagacgcctcaaactgtctgacaacaacaggaaggtgaaatatgtcagagagaagcagccatatcctgatcatccagagaggtttgactggcctcagctgctgtgtggaaatGCTCTGACTGGTTgctgttactgggaggtcgagtggagaggagaggttcatatatca acttcagTACAGCCGTCACCACAGTCTGACACCAGAGATCCAGTGACGTGA